A window from Dioscorea cayenensis subsp. rotundata cultivar TDr96_F1 chromosome 10, TDr96_F1_v2_PseudoChromosome.rev07_lg8_w22 25.fasta, whole genome shotgun sequence encodes these proteins:
- the LOC120270936 gene encoding furostanol glycoside 26-O-beta-glucosidase-like isoform X2: MASIFQPISMSPTTLSSSSTSLLATGKPAWLSFSFNKHSSLPSSKNKYSRRTSGRGVNIVCLRGGNISVQTSAPQTTTDAAVAFGRQSFPPGFAFGAATAAYQIEGAWNEGGRGPSIWDTFAQQHPEKIEDKSNGNIGVDSYHRYKEDVKLLKDMNVDSYRFSISWSRILPKGSLKSGINQEGINYYNNLINELIKNGITPYVTLFHWDVPQALEDEYGGFLNKNIMFDFKDYCEICFKEFGNRVKHWITLNEPWSFSSMGYGLGRHAPGRCSQILGCSVGNSIIEPYIVTHNLLLAHGAAARLYKEKYQTTQGGQVGITLVCMWYHPYDQSHKHVEAATRALDFMLAWYLDPLMHGDYPFNMKAIVRDRLPTFSKEEADMIKGSYDFIGINYYTARYAREVPYSHDSPPFLHINESYAEQLEAKDGVPIGESNGSWIYVYPRGLRDLLLYIKRRYENPAIYITENGISNVDKSDIPKEEALADEMRKNYLAVHLAEICDAIREGANVKGYFAWSLMDNFEWEKGYTERFGLNYVDFNTLERTPKDSAKWFSKFLQPKPQN, from the exons atggcCTCAATCTTTCAACCAATTTCCATGTCTCCCACCACTTTGTCTAGTTCCAGTACTTCATTATTAGCCACAGGAAAACCAGCATGgctttccttttcctttaataAACACTCATCCCTACCAAGTAGCAAAAACAAGTACTCAAGAAGAACAAGTGGTAGAGGTGTCAACATTGTGTGTTTGAGAGGAGGAAATATCTCAGTCCAAACCAGTGCTCCTCAAACCACTACTGATGCAGCTGTGGCTTTTGGCAGGCAAAGCTTCCCTCCTGGCTTTGCTTTTGGTGCTGCCACTGCTGCTTATCAG ATAGAAGGAGCTTGGAATGAAGGAGGGAGAGGGCCAAGCATTTGGGACACTTTCGCCCAACAACACCctg AAAAAATTGAAGACAAGAGCAATGGAAATATTGGCGTGGATTCATATCATCGATACAAA GAAGACGTGAAGCTGTTGAAGGACATGAACGTAGATTCCTATAGATTTTCCATTTCATGGTCAAGGATACTACCAA AGGGATCACTAAAAAGTGGCATTAATCAAGAAGGAATCAACTACTACAATAATCTCATCAATGAATTAATCAAAAATG GCATCACACCTTATGTCACACTGTTCCATTGGGATGTACCTCAAGCTCTTGAGGATGAATATGGAGGctttctcaataaaaacataat GTTTGATTTTAAGGACTATTGTGAAATTTGTTTCAAAGAGTTCGGAAACAGAGTTAAGCATTGGATCACATTGAATGAGCCGTGGAGTTTCAGTAGCATGGGATACGGTCTTGGACGGCACGCGCCTGGACGGTGCTCGCAGATCCTTGGTTGCTCAGTCGGTAACTCAATCATCGAGCCTTATATTGTGACACATAATTTACTGCTTGCTCATGGAGCTGCTGCAAGACTCTATAAAGAGAAGTATCAG ACAACACAAGGAGGACAAGTCGGGATCACTTTGGTTTGTATGTGGTATCATCCTTACGACCAGTCACACAAACATGTCGAGGCGGCAACCCGAGCTTTGGATTTCATGCTTGCATG GTACTTGGATCCATTGATGCATGGAGATTATCCATTTAACATGAAAGCTATAGTGAGGGATAGACTGCCTACATTCAGTAAAGAAGAAGCAGATATGATAAAAGGATCATATGATTTCATCGGTATCAATTACTATACTGCGAGATATGCCCGTGAAGTTCCATATTCTCATGATTCACCTCCTTTCCTCCACATCAATGAATCATATGCCGAACAATTAG AGGCGAAAGATGGGGTTCCTATCGGTGAATCG AATGGAAGCTGGATTTATGTGTATCCGAGAGGACTCAGAGACCTACTGTTATATATAAAGAGGCGATATGAAAACCCGGCAATCTACATTACTGAGAATG GAATTAGCAATGTTGACAAGTCTGACATACCCAAGGAGGAAGCTCTGGCTGATGAAATGAGAAAGAACTACCTTGCAGTTCATCTAGCTGAAATTTGTGATGCCATAAG GGAGGGAGCAAATGTGAAGGGATACTTTGCATGGTCTCTGATGGACAACTTTGAATGGGAGAAAGGTTACACAGAGAGGTTTGGGCTCAATTATGTGGACTTCAATACCTTGGAACGCACACCAAAAGACTCTGCAAAATGGTTCTCTAAATTTTTGCAGCCAAAACCTCAAAACTAG
- the LOC120270936 gene encoding furostanol glycoside 26-O-beta-glucosidase-like isoform X1, giving the protein MASIFQPISMSPTTLSSSSTSLLATGKPAWLSFSFNKHSSLPSSKNKYSRRTSGRGVNIVCLRGGNISVQTSAPQTTTDAAVAFGRQSFPPGFAFGAATAAYQIEGAWNEGGRGPSIWDTFAQQHPEKIEDKSNGNIGVDSYHRYKEDVKLLKDMNVDSYRFSISWSRILPKGSLKSGINQEGINYYNNLINELIKNGITPYVTLFHWDVPQALEDEYGGFLNKNIMFDFKDYCEICFKEFGNRVKHWITLNEPWSFSSMGYGLGRHAPGRCSQILGCSVGNSIIEPYIVTHNLLLAHGAAARLYKEKYQTTQGGQVGITLVCMWYHPYDQSHKHVEAATRALDFMLAWYLDPLMHGDYPFNMKAIVRDRLPTFSKEEADMIKGSYDFIGINYYTARYAREVPYSHDSPPFLHINESYAEQLEAKDGVPIGESNGSWIYVYPRGLRDLLLYIKRRYENPAIYITENGISNVDKSDIPKEEALADEMRKNYLAVHLAEICDAIREGANVKGYFAWSLMDNYEWEKGYTERFGLNYVDYNTLERTPKDSAKWFSKFLQPKPQN; this is encoded by the exons atggcCTCAATCTTTCAACCAATTTCCATGTCTCCCACCACTTTGTCTAGTTCCAGTACTTCATTATTAGCCACAGGAAAACCAGCATGgctttccttttcctttaataAACACTCATCCCTACCAAGTAGCAAAAACAAGTACTCAAGAAGAACAAGTGGTAGAGGTGTCAACATTGTGTGTTTGAGAGGAGGAAATATCTCAGTCCAAACCAGTGCTCCTCAAACCACTACTGATGCAGCTGTGGCTTTTGGCAGGCAAAGCTTCCCTCCTGGCTTTGCTTTTGGTGCTGCCACTGCTGCTTATCAG ATAGAAGGAGCTTGGAATGAAGGAGGGAGAGGGCCAAGCATTTGGGACACTTTCGCCCAACAACACCctg AAAAAATTGAAGACAAGAGCAATGGAAATATTGGCGTGGATTCATATCATCGATACAAA GAAGACGTGAAGCTGTTGAAGGACATGAACGTAGATTCCTATAGATTTTCCATTTCATGGTCAAGGATACTACCAA AGGGATCACTAAAAAGTGGCATTAATCAAGAAGGAATCAACTACTACAATAATCTCATCAATGAATTAATCAAAAATG GCATCACACCTTATGTCACACTGTTCCATTGGGATGTACCTCAAGCTCTTGAGGATGAATATGGAGGctttctcaataaaaacataat GTTTGATTTTAAGGACTATTGTGAAATTTGTTTCAAAGAGTTCGGAAACAGAGTTAAGCATTGGATCACATTGAATGAGCCGTGGAGTTTCAGTAGCATGGGATACGGTCTTGGACGGCACGCGCCTGGACGGTGCTCGCAGATCCTTGGTTGCTCAGTCGGTAACTCAATCATCGAGCCTTATATTGTGACACATAATTTACTGCTTGCTCATGGAGCTGCTGCAAGACTCTATAAAGAGAAGTATCAG ACAACACAAGGAGGACAAGTCGGGATCACTTTGGTTTGTATGTGGTATCATCCTTACGACCAGTCACACAAACATGTCGAGGCGGCAACCCGAGCTTTGGATTTCATGCTTGCATG GTACTTGGATCCATTGATGCATGGAGATTATCCATTTAACATGAAAGCTATAGTGAGGGATAGACTGCCTACATTCAGTAAAGAAGAAGCAGATATGATAAAAGGATCATATGATTTCATCGGTATCAATTACTATACTGCGAGATATGCCCGTGAAGTTCCATATTCTCATGATTCACCTCCTTTCCTCCACATCAATGAATCATATGCCGAACAATTAG AGGCGAAAGATGGGGTTCCTATCGGTGAATCG AATGGAAGCTGGATTTATGTGTATCCGAGAGGACTCAGAGACCTACTGTTATATATAAAGAGGCGATATGAAAACCCGGCAATCTACATTACTGAGAATG GAATTAGCAATGTTGACAAGTCTGACATACCCAAGGAGGAAGCTCTGGCTGATGAAATGAGAAAGAACTACCTTGCAGTTCATCTAGCTGAAATTTGTGATGCCATAAG GGAGGGAGCAAATGTGAAGGGATACTTTGCATGGTCTCTAATGGACAACTATGAATGGGAGAAAGGTTACACGGAGAGGTTTGGGCTCAATTATGTGGACTACAACACCTTGGAACGCACACCAAAAGACTCTGCAAAATGGTTCTCTAAATTTTTGCAGCCAAAGCCTCAAAACTAG
- the LOC120270936 gene encoding furostanol glycoside 26-O-beta-glucosidase-like isoform X3 — MKEGEGQAFGTLSPNNTLEDVKLLKDMNVDSYRFSISWSRILPKGSLKSGINQEGINYYNNLINELIKNGITPYVTLFHWDVPQALEDEYGGFLNKNIMFDFKDYCEICFKEFGNRVKHWITLNEPWSFSSMGYGLGRHAPGRCSQILGCSVGNSIIEPYIVTHNLLLAHGAAARLYKEKYQTTQGGQVGITLVCMWYHPYDQSHKHVEAATRALDFMLAWYLDPLMHGDYPFNMKAIVRDRLPTFSKEEADMIKGSYDFIGINYYTARYAREVPYSHDSPPFLHINESYAEQLEAKDGVPIGESNGSWIYVYPRGLRDLLLYIKRRYENPAIYITENGISNVDKSDIPKEEALADEMRKNYLAVHLAEICDAIREGANVKGYFAWSLMDNYEWEKGYTERFGLNYVDYNTLERTPKDSAKWFSKFLQPKPQN; from the exons ATGAAGGAGGGAGAGGGCCAAGCATTTGGGACACTTTCGCCCAACAACACCctg GAAGACGTGAAGCTGTTGAAGGACATGAACGTAGATTCCTATAGATTTTCCATTTCATGGTCAAGGATACTACCAA AGGGATCACTAAAAAGTGGCATTAATCAAGAAGGAATCAACTACTACAATAATCTCATCAATGAATTAATCAAAAATG GCATCACACCTTATGTCACACTGTTCCATTGGGATGTACCTCAAGCTCTTGAGGATGAATATGGAGGctttctcaataaaaacataat GTTTGATTTTAAGGACTATTGTGAAATTTGTTTCAAAGAGTTCGGAAACAGAGTTAAGCATTGGATCACATTGAATGAGCCGTGGAGTTTCAGTAGCATGGGATACGGTCTTGGACGGCACGCGCCTGGACGGTGCTCGCAGATCCTTGGTTGCTCAGTCGGTAACTCAATCATCGAGCCTTATATTGTGACACATAATTTACTGCTTGCTCATGGAGCTGCTGCAAGACTCTATAAAGAGAAGTATCAG ACAACACAAGGAGGACAAGTCGGGATCACTTTGGTTTGTATGTGGTATCATCCTTACGACCAGTCACACAAACATGTCGAGGCGGCAACCCGAGCTTTGGATTTCATGCTTGCATG GTACTTGGATCCATTGATGCATGGAGATTATCCATTTAACATGAAAGCTATAGTGAGGGATAGACTGCCTACATTCAGTAAAGAAGAAGCAGATATGATAAAAGGATCATATGATTTCATCGGTATCAATTACTATACTGCGAGATATGCCCGTGAAGTTCCATATTCTCATGATTCACCTCCTTTCCTCCACATCAATGAATCATATGCCGAACAATTAG AGGCGAAAGATGGGGTTCCTATCGGTGAATCG AATGGAAGCTGGATTTATGTGTATCCGAGAGGACTCAGAGACCTACTGTTATATATAAAGAGGCGATATGAAAACCCGGCAATCTACATTACTGAGAATG GAATTAGCAATGTTGACAAGTCTGACATACCCAAGGAGGAAGCTCTGGCTGATGAAATGAGAAAGAACTACCTTGCAGTTCATCTAGCTGAAATTTGTGATGCCATAAG GGAGGGAGCAAATGTGAAGGGATACTTTGCATGGTCTCTAATGGACAACTATGAATGGGAGAAAGGTTACACGGAGAGGTTTGGGCTCAATTATGTGGACTACAACACCTTGGAACGCACACCAAAAGACTCTGCAAAATGGTTCTCTAAATTTTTGCAGCCAAAGCCTCAAAACTAG
- the LOC120270973 gene encoding LOW QUALITY PROTEIN: COP9 signalosome complex subunit 3-like (The sequence of the model RefSeq protein was modified relative to this genomic sequence to represent the inferred CDS: deleted 1 base in 1 codon): protein MESVGAVVAHIQGLSGSFDEVAHLHSLLKQSEDYLTSQGPRLALFLEQLDPAKHSLGYLFLLDACSSGQISREQAHGFLLSVVDFINCCSVEQIRLAPDKFISVCKRFKDQVMDLQVPIQGVAPLRTAVRKLQSSSEHLTTLHSDFLLLCILAKCYKTGLSILEEDIFEVDHPKDLFLYCYYGGMINIGLKRLGKALEYLQNAVTAPMTSLNSIAVEAYKKYILVSLIHNGQVPSFPKYTSVTAQRNLKTYTQLYIDLASCYAAGKFSELEMFIQTNLEKFQNDSNLGLAKQVLASLYKRNIQRLTQTYLTLSLQDIANTVQLKTAKEAEMHVLQMIQDGEIHATINQKDGMVSFHEDPEQYKTCDMIEHIDTSIQRLMTLSRKLRSIDEHISCDPAYLTKVGKERPKFDFDEFDPVPHKFL from the exons ATGGAGTCGGTGGGGGCGGTGGTGGCGCATATACAGGGCCTTTCAGGGAGCTTCGACGAGGTAGCGCACCTTCATTCTCTTCTGAAGCAGTCGGAGGACTACCTCACCTCTCAGGGCCCTCGTCTTGCCCTCTTCTTGGAACAGCTCGACCCTGCCAAGCATTCCCTCGGTTACCTCTTTCTTCT TGATGCATGCTCATCTGGACAAATTTCGAGGGAGCAAGCCCATGGATTCCTCTTATCTGTTGTGGACTTCATCAATTGTTGTTCTGTGGAACAGATACGTTTGGCGCCTGATAAAT TCATATCTGTTTGTAAGAGATTCAAGGACCAGGTCATGGATCTTCAAGTGCCAATACAGGGAGTAGCTCCTTTGAGGACAGCTGTTCGGaaacttcaatcttcttctgAGCACCTAACTACTCTGCATTCagactttcttcttctttgcataCTAGCAAAGTGCTATAAGACTGGTTTAAGTATTTTGGAGGAAGATATATTTGAGGTTGATCACCCAAAGGACCTGTTCCTCTATTGCTATTATGG GGGTATGATCAATATTGGATTGAAGCGTTTGGGCAAAGCTTTGGAATATCTTCAAAAT GCTGTTACAGCTCCAATGACAAGTTTAAATTCTATTGCTGTTGAAGCG TACAAAAAATACATTCTTGTTTCACTCATTCACAATGGGCAG GTTCCGTCATTCCCGAAGTATACATCTGTGACTGCCCagagaaatttaaaaacttatactCAG CTGTACATAGACTTGGCGAGTTGCTATGCTGCGGGAAAATTTTCTGAACTAGAGATGTTCATCCAGACAAATTTGGAGAAGTTCCAAAAT GATAGTAATCTTGGATTGGCCAAACAAGTTTTAGCATCACTATACAAACGCAATATCCAGAGACTAACCCAGACATACTTGACTTTGTCACTTCAAGATATAGCCAACACAGTGCAGCTTAAGACAGCAAAGGAAGCTGAGATGCATGTGCTTCAGATG ATTCAAGATGGGGAAATTCATGCTACAATAAACCAGAAAGATGGAATGGTCAGTTTTCACGAGGACCCTGAGCAATACAAAACTTGTGACATGATTGAGcatattgatacatcaattcaAAG GTTAATGACGTTGTCGAGAAAGCTGAGATCGATAGATGAACATATCTCCTGTGACCCTGCCTATTTAACAAAG GTTGGGAAAGAGAGGCCAAAATTCGACTTCGATGAATTTGATCCTGTCCCCCATAAGTTTCTGTGA
- the LOC120270992 gene encoding WD repeat-containing protein DDB_G0290555-like: MPRTTTVECPGYPPLRALTTDVVGLVKVLEVREKVGTPKVVETWGPPDASRSVVAASLADRKTNPLLAVARKNGLVEFLNPLNGNSLATVKVKDSVSSSNSTEDEPVAGLHLLGMKGTEPSSKLNKFLMCTTKGKACLRSVTVGDASPGSSHVDSPSTWNVCGAGSVLCSSVDGNENFALFGGKGVEVNVWDLEKCSKAWTAKSPPSNSLGIFSPTWFTAATFLSKEDHRKIAAGTNNHQVRLYDISAQRRPVLSINFRESPVKVVTEDLDGYTVYIGTGCGDLASFDMRTGKLLGCFVGKCSGSIRSIARHPRLPIIASCGLDSYLRFWDAKTRQLLSTVFLKQHLTSVMLDTHFSAEEIESADQPSDLQANDHSEVENDEELPPKVRSKTSRKKAHNKNKADKSKREAQYDELRDEDEQTTIESADDDDELPATTKRRKPLGGNEKRPKHKKSKKSIG, translated from the exons ATGCCGAGAACCACCACGGTGGAGTGCCCCGGTTACCCGCCGCTCAGGGCTCTCACCACTGATGTCGTTGGGCTTGTCAAAG TTCTTGAAGTTCGTGAGAAGGTTGGGACGCCTAAGGTTGTGGAGACCTGGGGACCTCCTGATGCTTCGCGCTCTGTGGTTGCAGCATCTCTTGCTGATAGGAAGACTAATCCG CTTTTGGCTGTTGCAAGGAAAAATGGCTTG GTTGAGTTTCTCAATCCCTTGAATGGAAATTCTCTGGCAACGGTGAAGGTTAAAGATTCTGtttcttcaagcaactccactgAAGATGAACCTGTTGCTGGATTGCATCTTCTAGGAATGAAAGGAACTGAGCCATCGTCCAA ATTAAACAAATTCCTTATGTGTACAACAAAAGGAAAAGCTTGCTTGAGGTCTGTCACAGTAGGTGATGCTTCACCTGGTTCTAGTCATGTTGATTCACCAAGCACATGGAATGTATGTGGGGCAGGTAGTGTGCTATGCTCTTCAGTGGATGGAAATGAGAATTTTGCTCTATTTGGCGG GAAGGGTGTCGAAGTAAATGTGTGGGATCTTGAGAAATGCAGTAAAGCCTGGACAGCAAAATCT CCTCCAAGTAACAGTCTTGGCATCTTCAGTCCAACCTGGTTCACTGCTGCCACTTTTCTAAGCAAGGAAGATCATCGTAAAATTGCTGCAGGCACAAACAACCATCAG GTTCGTCTTTATGATATTTCTGCTCAAAGAAGACCGGTTTTGTCTATCAATTTCCGAGAGTCCCCTGTAAAGGTTGTTACCGAGGATCTAGATGGTTATACTGTCTATATAGGGACTGGGTGTGGTGACCTTGCATCCTTTGACATGAGAACag GAAAGTTATTGGGCTGTTTTGTGGGCAAATGTTCTGGAAGCATTAGATCTATTGCAAGGCATCCGAGGTTGCCCATAATCGCTTCATGTG GCCTTGACAGTTATTTGCGTTTCTGGGATGCAAAAACACGGCAACTTCTTTCTACG GTCTTTTTGAAGCAGCATCTTACCAGTGTCATGCTAGATACACATTTCTCTGCTGAAG AAATTGAGTCTGCTGATCAACCAAGTGATTTGCAAGCAAATGATCATTCAGAAGTTGAAAATGATGAGGAATTACCACCCAAAGTAAGAAGCAAAACTTCTAGAAAAAAGGCCCATAACAAAAACAAAGCTGATAAAAGTAAGCGGGAAGCTCAATATGATGAGCTGAGGGATGAAGATGAACAAACCACTATTGAGTCCgcggatgatgatgatgaattgcCGGCAACAACTAAAAGAAGAAAGCCATTAGGAGGAAATGAGAAACGTCCCAAACATAAAAAGAGCAAGAAGAGTATTGGATAA